The following are encoded together in the Ralstonia insidiosa genome:
- a CDS encoding metal-dependent hydrolase, protein MTALDYTIKPRHVRFDWKDTPIQWIPGDPSSTHIINILNLLFPAGELWFCRVYNKAMPQITDAKLRADAEGFLRQEAIHSRSHGGVLTHYYKDHGIDTQPFTKRLDWLFSKVLGEQPLGLKIGHTRFWLRQQLGIIAALEHFFGYLGNWVLNAKGLDAANADPVMLDLLRWHGAEEVEHRTVAFDIFRHMGGNYFERCFHMLSTILLLLYFLVTGFRFMYKRDPGAGRFPGFIRGWWHGSRRGCLPSFWKMLGAALRYFRPSYTPHHEGSTEQALAYLATSPAAQAAAHGGNWVRDRA, encoded by the coding sequence ATGACTGCGCTCGACTACACCATCAAGCCCCGGCACGTGCGCTTCGACTGGAAGGACACGCCCATCCAATGGATCCCCGGTGATCCGTCCAGCACGCACATCATCAACATCCTCAACCTGCTGTTTCCGGCCGGCGAGCTGTGGTTCTGCCGCGTCTACAACAAGGCCATGCCGCAGATCACCGATGCGAAACTGCGCGCCGATGCGGAGGGCTTCCTGCGCCAGGAGGCGATCCATTCGCGCTCGCATGGCGGCGTGCTCACGCATTACTACAAGGACCACGGCATCGACACGCAGCCCTTCACCAAGCGGCTGGATTGGTTGTTTTCCAAGGTGCTCGGTGAGCAACCGCTCGGCCTGAAGATTGGCCATACGCGCTTCTGGCTGCGGCAACAACTCGGCATCATCGCCGCGCTGGAACACTTCTTCGGCTATCTCGGCAACTGGGTGCTCAACGCAAAAGGGCTGGATGCCGCCAACGCCGATCCGGTCATGCTCGATTTGCTGCGCTGGCACGGCGCAGAGGAGGTCGAACACCGCACGGTGGCCTTCGACATCTTCCGGCACATGGGCGGCAACTACTTTGAGCGTTGCTTCCATATGCTGAGCACGATCCTGCTGCTGCTGTATTTCCTGGTGACGGGCTTTCGCTTCATGTACAAGCGCGATCCCGGGGCGGGGCGCTTTCCGGGGTTCATCCGCGGCTGGTGGCACGGGTCGCGCCGCGGTTGCCTGCCGTCGTTCTGGAAAATGCTGGGCGCCGCGCTGCGCTATTTCCGACCCAGCTACACGCCACACCATGAGGGTTCGACCGAGCAGGCCCTGGCCTATCTGGCGACATCCCCTGCCGCCCAGGCGGCTGCGCACGGCGGCAACTGGGTGCGCGATCGCGCTTGA